Proteins encoded together in one Aurantiacibacter aquimixticola window:
- the ypfJ gene encoding KPN_02809 family neutral zinc metallopeptidase, whose translation MRLNPFNTGNIKVRSSGGGGRAGGIGCGAIVIAALGYFIFGADPMQTIGMVEGAQQQSGPATSANQNEQEICSSSAYATEACNGLQSLNQTWAAIFQEKGVGGFETPYLVLPSTSTWRTACGTGQAAMGPFYCPGDQTIYIDTGFYDQLARMAGEGGDFARLYVLAHEYAHHVQTITGLSGQIRSAQQQNPRRANQLNVLMELHADCYAGVWAGKNRNLIEFGDFEEGMNAAAAIGDDTITGGRVSAENFTHGTSQQRMAALRLGIESGDDTRCDAEILGNG comes from the coding sequence ATGAGGCTTAATCCGTTCAACACCGGCAACATCAAGGTTCGATCCAGCGGCGGAGGTGGCCGCGCGGGCGGCATCGGCTGCGGCGCGATCGTGATAGCGGCTCTCGGCTATTTCATCTTCGGCGCCGATCCCATGCAGACCATCGGCATGGTCGAAGGCGCACAGCAGCAAAGCGGCCCCGCCACCAGCGCCAATCAGAACGAGCAGGAAATCTGCTCTTCCAGCGCCTATGCCACCGAAGCCTGCAACGGCCTGCAGTCGCTCAACCAGACCTGGGCCGCGATCTTCCAGGAAAAGGGTGTTGGCGGGTTCGAGACTCCCTATCTCGTCCTGCCCTCGACCAGCACCTGGCGCACCGCCTGCGGCACCGGCCAGGCGGCCATGGGGCCGTTCTACTGCCCGGGCGACCAGACGATCTATATCGACACCGGCTTTTACGACCAGCTGGCGCGCATGGCGGGCGAAGGCGGCGATTTCGCGCGGCTCTACGTGCTTGCCCATGAATATGCGCATCACGTGCAGACGATCACCGGACTATCGGGGCAGATCCGCAGCGCGCAGCAGCAGAATCCGCGCCGCGCCAATCAGCTGAACGTGTTGATGGAGCTGCATGCCGATTGCTATGCCGGCGTGTGGGCGGGCAAGAACCGCAACCTGATCGAATTCGGCGATTTCGAAGAAGGCATGAACGCCGCCGCCGCCATTGGCGACGACACGATCACGGGCGGGCGGGTCAGCGCAGAGAACTTCACCCACGGCACCAGCCAGCAGCGCATGGCGGCGCTGCGGCTGGGGATCGAAAGCGGCGACGACACGCGCTGCGATGCCGAGATTCTCGGCAATGGATAG
- a CDS encoding RsmB/NOP family class I SAM-dependent RNA methyltransferase, translated as MTPAARVQAAIEILDGIIHAARNQGPPADRLIAQWFKGHRFAGSKDKRAIRELVYDTIRACGPVPQSGRAAVLGLAEEREELRALFTGEGYGPMPIEADEPVAQGGIAPEWLEDRLIASGVGQEEAEALLSRAPLDLRVNTLKAQRDALELPLDAEPLAPPHALRVPTGTRVEDWDAYASGAIEVQDAGSQTACLAVGAQPGQTVIDLCAGAGGKSLALAAAMANDGTLLASDTDRRRLSQLGPRAERAGVTVAQTLLLDPGREAEALAEWQGRADHVLVDAPCSGTGTWRRNPEARWRLTPEELEKLTALQARLLDLAATLVKTGGHISYVTCSLLDEEGAGQIDDFLARNTGWRADLPELPLGTAHGQGIRLSPAHDGTDGFFIARICKP; from the coding sequence ATGACCCCCGCCGCACGGGTTCAGGCCGCTATCGAGATCCTCGACGGCATCATTCACGCCGCGCGCAATCAGGGGCCACCTGCCGACCGGCTGATCGCGCAATGGTTCAAGGGCCATCGCTTCGCCGGATCGAAGGACAAGCGCGCCATTCGCGAGCTGGTCTATGACACGATCCGCGCCTGCGGCCCCGTGCCGCAAAGCGGCCGCGCGGCGGTGCTCGGACTGGCGGAAGAGCGCGAGGAATTGCGCGCGCTGTTCACCGGCGAGGGGTATGGCCCGATGCCGATCGAGGCGGACGAACCGGTCGCGCAGGGTGGTATCGCGCCTGAATGGCTGGAAGATCGCCTGATCGCATCCGGTGTCGGGCAGGAAGAAGCCGAAGCGCTGCTTTCGCGCGCGCCGCTGGACCTGCGGGTCAACACGCTGAAGGCGCAGCGCGATGCGCTCGAACTGCCGCTGGATGCAGAACCGCTCGCGCCGCCGCATGCGCTGCGCGTGCCGACAGGAACGCGCGTCGAGGATTGGGACGCCTACGCCAGCGGCGCGATAGAGGTGCAGGATGCCGGCAGCCAGACGGCCTGTCTCGCTGTCGGCGCGCAGCCGGGCCAGACGGTGATCGACCTGTGCGCCGGTGCTGGCGGCAAGAGCCTCGCGCTCGCCGCCGCCATGGCCAATGACGGCACGCTGCTGGCCAGCGATACGGATCGCCGCCGTCTGTCGCAGCTGGGCCCGCGTGCTGAACGCGCAGGCGTCACCGTTGCGCAGACGCTGCTGCTCGATCCGGGACGCGAGGCGGAGGCGCTGGCCGAGTGGCAGGGCAGGGCGGATCACGTGCTTGTCGACGCGCCGTGCTCGGGCACCGGCACATGGCGGCGCAATCCGGAGGCGCGCTGGCGGCTCACTCCCGAAGAGCTCGAGAAGCTGACCGCGTTGCAGGCCAGGCTGCTCGATCTCGCCGCGACGCTCGTGAAGACTGGCGGGCATATCAGCTATGTCACCTGTTCCCTGCTGGACGAGGAAGGCGCTGGCCAGATCGACGATTTCCTCGCTCGCAATACCGGCTGGCGCGCCGACTTGCCGGAGCTCCCGCTCGGCACGGCGCACGGGCAGGGCATCCGCCTATCGCCCGCCCATGACGGCACGGACGGATTTTTCATCGCGCGTATATGTAAGCCGTGA
- the guaB gene encoding IMP dehydrogenase, producing the protein MAHISADTGSIPTGLTFDDVLLRPAESDILPSQASTKTQLTRDIALNIPILSAAMDTVTEAEMAIVMAQMGGIGVLHRNLTVEEQCDAVRRVKRFESGMVVNPITIAPDATLGEAQALMDKHRISGIPVTDRDGKLCGILTNRDVRFADNPRQPVKELMTSENLATVSEGVTQEQARKILHQRRIEKLLVVDDAHRCVGLITVKDIEKAVLNPNATKDQGGRLRVAAATTVGDKGFERTEALVDAECDVIIIDTAHGHNKAVAEAVSRAKKLSNHVQIVAGNVATAEATKALVDAGADAVKVGIGPGSICTTRIVAGVGVPQLTAIMESSSAAGDVPIIADGGLRTSGDAAKALAAGASTVMVGSLLAGTEEAPGETFLYQGRSYKAYRGMGSVGAMARGSADRYFQQDIKDSMKLVPEGIEGQVPYKGPARDIVHQLVGGVKAAMGYTGSATIADLKTRAQFIRITNAGLSESHVHDVSITREAPNYPTR; encoded by the coding sequence ATGGCTCACATCTCTGCCGACACCGGCTCCATTCCCACCGGCCTGACTTTCGACGACGTGCTCCTGCGCCCGGCCGAAAGCGATATCCTGCCCAGCCAGGCCAGCACCAAGACGCAGCTGACACGCGACATCGCGCTCAACATTCCCATCCTCTCCGCTGCGATGGATACGGTGACGGAGGCGGAAATGGCCATCGTGATGGCGCAGATGGGTGGAATCGGCGTGCTCCATCGCAACCTGACGGTCGAGGAGCAGTGCGATGCAGTGCGCCGGGTCAAGCGCTTCGAAAGCGGAATGGTGGTCAACCCCATCACCATCGCGCCCGATGCCACGCTGGGCGAGGCGCAGGCGCTGATGGACAAGCACCGCATCAGCGGCATTCCGGTCACCGACCGCGACGGTAAGCTGTGCGGCATCCTCACCAATCGCGACGTGCGCTTCGCCGACAATCCGCGCCAGCCGGTGAAGGAATTGATGACGAGCGAGAACCTTGCCACCGTTAGCGAAGGCGTGACGCAGGAACAGGCGCGCAAGATCCTCCACCAGCGGCGCATTGAGAAACTGCTGGTGGTCGATGACGCGCATCGCTGCGTCGGCCTCATCACCGTCAAGGATATCGAGAAGGCGGTCCTCAACCCGAATGCTACGAAGGACCAGGGCGGCCGCCTGCGCGTCGCCGCCGCGACCACAGTGGGCGACAAGGGTTTCGAGCGGACCGAAGCGCTGGTCGATGCCGAATGCGACGTCATCATCATCGACACCGCGCATGGGCACAACAAGGCCGTGGCGGAGGCGGTGAGCCGCGCGAAGAAGCTGTCCAATCACGTCCAGATCGTGGCGGGCAATGTCGCCACGGCGGAAGCGACCAAGGCATTGGTCGATGCGGGCGCGGATGCGGTGAAGGTCGGCATCGGGCCAGGCAGCATCTGCACCACGCGCATCGTCGCGGGCGTCGGCGTGCCACAGCTGACTGCAATCATGGAAAGCTCCAGCGCGGCTGGCGACGTGCCGATCATCGCCGATGGCGGCCTTCGCACCAGCGGCGATGCGGCAAAGGCGCTCGCGGCAGGCGCGAGCACCGTCATGGTCGGCAGTCTGCTTGCTGGCACGGAAGAGGCGCCTGGCGAGACATTCCTCTATCAGGGCCGTAGCTACAAGGCCTATCGCGGCATGGGCAGCGTCGGCGCGATGGCGCGCGGCAGCGCGGATCGGTATTTCCAGCAGGACATCAAAGACTCGATGAAGCTGGTGCCCGAGGGGATCGAGGGGCAGGTCCCCTATAAGGGCCCGGCGCGCGATATCGTTCACCAGCTGGTCGGCGGCGTGAAGGCGGCGATGGGCTATACCGGCAGCGCCACTATCGCCGATCTGAAGACCCGCGCGCAGTTCATCCGCATCACCAATGCGGGCCTTTCCGAAAGCCACGTGCACGATGTCAGCATCACGCGCGAAGCGCCCAACTACCCGACGCGCTGA
- a CDS encoding metal-dependent hydrolase, with translation MDNLTHSLVGALIGQTGLKKKTGLAMPALIIGANLPDVDAACFFWLEGVEHLGLRRGITHGPPALVLLPLILAGLLWGFDRWQASRGKRPKERLPVHIGWLYGLAFLGCLTHPALDWLNVYGIRLLEPFSSEWFYGDTLFIIDVWLWGLMGFAVWWSLRQEKRGRDWRRTGRQALALVLIYIGVQSGVTNDKERTVSDAPIRPDIVIASPPPLWSLNRDMVFWSSEEGAALGMERIGNMPLSACDLDAARLADSEVEAFLFWSRTPVLDLLDDGSFVLGDARFYEPLSRERFSVEVPAQFCSEPGAR, from the coding sequence TTGGACAATCTAACTCACTCGCTGGTCGGCGCGCTGATCGGGCAGACCGGACTCAAGAAGAAAACAGGCCTCGCGATGCCCGCGCTGATCATCGGCGCAAACCTGCCCGATGTGGATGCCGCGTGCTTTTTCTGGCTGGAGGGCGTCGAGCATCTCGGCTTGCGCCGCGGTATCACCCACGGGCCGCCTGCGCTGGTTCTACTGCCCTTGATACTGGCCGGATTGTTATGGGGATTTGACCGATGGCAGGCCTCGCGCGGCAAGCGGCCGAAGGAGAGGCTGCCCGTGCATATCGGCTGGCTCTACGGCCTCGCTTTTCTCGGTTGCCTGACCCACCCGGCGCTCGACTGGCTCAACGTCTACGGCATTCGCCTGCTCGAGCCGTTTTCGAGCGAGTGGTTCTACGGCGATACGCTTTTCATAATCGACGTCTGGCTCTGGGGATTGATGGGTTTTGCCGTTTGGTGGTCCCTGCGACAGGAGAAGCGCGGCAGAGACTGGCGGCGCACCGGTCGGCAGGCACTTGCCTTGGTGCTTATCTATATCGGCGTGCAATCAGGCGTGACAAACGACAAAGAGCGGACCGTTTCCGACGCGCCCATCAGACCCGACATAGTAATCGCTAGCCCGCCTCCGCTTTGGTCGCTGAACCGAGACATGGTTTTCTGGAGCAGCGAGGAGGGCGCGGCGCTCGGCATGGAGCGTATCGGCAACATGCCGTTATCTGCCTGCGATCTCGATGCGGCTCGGCTCGCGGATAGCGAAGTCGAGGCGTTTCTTTTCTGGAGTCGCACACCCGTTCTCGACCTGCTGGATGACGGCAGCTTCGTGCTTGGCGATGCGCGGTTTTATGAGCCGCTCTCGCGTGAAAGGTTCAGCGTCGAGGTGCCCGCTCAGTTCTGCTCGGAACCGGGCGCGCGATAG
- a CDS encoding 2-oxoacid:acceptor oxidoreductase subunit alpha: MATQTAEPKADLSQQDAVTVRFAGDSGDGMQLTGGQFTLSTALAGNDLATFPDFPAEIRAPQGTLFGVSAFQINFGARQIDTAGDAPDVLVAMNPAALKVNLPALKPGGLVIVDTGEFTKRNLDKAKYDSSPLDDDTLAKFDTLKLDISAMTLEAVKPFGLGNKEALRCKNMWTLGLALWMFDRPRGPLKDWLKGKFKNKPDIAEANIAALDAGHAYGETAELAGPLRQVHLDPVPTAPGLYRTVTGAEAISLGLVAGARLLDLKMFFGGYPITPASAILHHLARLKEFGVTTFQAEDEIAAICAAIGASYAGSLGVTSSSGPGIALKTEAMGLGIMTELPLVIVNSQRGGPSTGLPTKTEQSDLYQAVYGRNGDAPMPVIAARSPGDAFECAIEACRIAVQYMTPVMLLTDGYIANASEPWQVPDPDDFEAFPAQFLTEPRGETLLPYKRDDRGARPWIKPGTPGMMHRIGGIEKAADTGHIDYSPDNHQKMTEIRRDKVLGVDVPEQQLELGEAGGKLAVVGWGSTYGPIHQAVSRARARGEDVSHIHVRHIWPLPSNLGPLLESFDHVLVPEMNTGQFKTVLRDQYLIAAQSLTKTSGQPFQIAELEEAIGNCLDEYCGGRVAVNDRQLPSPVGE, encoded by the coding sequence ATGGCAACGCAGACGGCCGAACCGAAGGCCGACCTTTCGCAGCAGGATGCGGTCACCGTCCGCTTCGCCGGGGATAGCGGCGACGGTATGCAATTGACGGGCGGGCAGTTCACGCTCTCCACCGCGCTGGCTGGGAACGATCTCGCCACTTTTCCCGATTTCCCTGCCGAAATCCGCGCCCCGCAGGGCACACTGTTCGGCGTTTCCGCCTTTCAGATCAATTTCGGCGCGCGGCAGATCGATACGGCAGGCGATGCGCCCGACGTGCTCGTGGCGATGAACCCGGCGGCACTGAAGGTGAACCTGCCCGCGCTGAAGCCCGGCGGGCTGGTGATCGTCGACACAGGCGAGTTTACCAAGCGCAATCTCGACAAGGCGAAATACGATAGCAGTCCGCTTGACGACGACACGCTGGCGAAATTCGACACGCTGAAGCTCGATATCAGCGCGATGACGCTGGAAGCGGTGAAGCCCTTCGGTCTTGGCAATAAGGAAGCGCTGCGCTGCAAGAACATGTGGACGCTGGGCCTGGCGCTGTGGATGTTCGATCGTCCACGGGGCCCGCTGAAGGACTGGCTGAAGGGCAAGTTCAAGAACAAGCCCGACATTGCCGAAGCGAACATCGCTGCGCTTGATGCAGGCCACGCTTATGGCGAGACGGCGGAACTCGCCGGGCCGCTGCGGCAGGTGCATCTCGATCCGGTACCGACTGCGCCGGGCCTCTATCGCACGGTCACCGGGGCGGAGGCGATTTCGCTCGGCCTGGTCGCGGGCGCGCGGCTGCTCGATCTCAAGATGTTCTTCGGCGGATATCCGATCACGCCCGCCAGTGCGATCCTGCATCACCTTGCGCGGCTGAAGGAATTCGGCGTCACCACCTTCCAGGCGGAGGATGAGATCGCCGCGATCTGCGCCGCCATCGGGGCGAGCTACGCCGGATCGCTGGGCGTTACCTCGTCAAGCGGTCCGGGCATTGCGCTGAAGACTGAGGCTATGGGCCTCGGCATCATGACCGAGCTGCCGCTGGTGATCGTCAACAGCCAGCGCGGCGGGCCTTCTACAGGTCTGCCGACCAAGACCGAACAGAGCGATCTCTACCAGGCGGTCTATGGCCGCAATGGCGATGCGCCGATGCCGGTCATCGCCGCGCGCAGCCCCGGCGATGCGTTCGAATGCGCGATCGAGGCATGCCGCATCGCCGTGCAGTACATGACGCCGGTCATGCTGCTGACCGACGGCTACATCGCCAATGCCAGCGAACCGTGGCAAGTGCCCGATCCCGATGATTTCGAAGCCTTCCCGGCCCAGTTCCTCACCGAGCCGCGCGGCGAGACGCTGCTTCCCTACAAGAGAGACGATCGCGGCGCGCGTCCTTGGATCAAGCCCGGCACACCCGGCATGATGCATCGCATCGGCGGTATCGAGAAGGCGGCGGATACGGGCCACATCGACTACTCGCCGGACAACCACCAGAAGATGACCGAAATCCGCCGTGACAAGGTGCTAGGCGTCGATGTGCCGGAACAGCAGCTCGAACTCGGCGAAGCGGGCGGCAAGCTGGCAGTGGTCGGCTGGGGTTCCACCTATGGCCCGATCCATCAGGCGGTGAGCCGCGCGCGGGCTCGCGGCGAGGACGTCAGCCATATCCACGTGCGCCACATCTGGCCCTTGCCGTCCAATCTCGGCCCCTTGCTGGAAAGCTTCGACCACGTGCTCGTGCCCGAAATGAATACCGGTCAGTTCAAGACCGTGCTGCGCGACCAATATCTGATCGCCGCGCAATCCTTGACGAAGACCAGTGGCCAGCCATTCCAGATCGCAGAGCTGGAAGAGGCCATCGGCAATTGCCTCGACGAATATTGCGGCGGCCGCGTCGCCGTGAACGACCGCCAGCTGCCCAGCCCGGTGGGAGAATAG
- a CDS encoding 2-oxoacid:ferredoxin oxidoreductase subunit beta, with protein sequence MNAPTKIETTLKDWETDQEVRWCPGCGDYAILKAVQRTLPQLGCDPANTVFISGIGCSSRFPYYIESYGFHTIHGRAPAVATGVKLANPDLDVWLVTGDGDGLSIGGNHMMHVLRRNVNMQIMLFNNEIYGLTKGQASPTSRIGTPSPSTPGGSIDQPAEPCAFALGSGARFVARGFDVSKKLPEVLKAAHAHKGAAFIEIFQNCIVYNKDVFNAFAAPKGAEENQLWLEHGEPMLFAKGEKGLTLDRDTLRLEVVDVVDGDWEAAGVIRHDVTNRPIAHMLVKLPFGPFPKALGVLYDDPRPSFEEQVVEDNARMSEGKTPDLAALLAKGQTWTVEG encoded by the coding sequence ATGAATGCTCCGACCAAGATCGAAACCACCTTAAAGGACTGGGAAACCGACCAAGAGGTTCGCTGGTGCCCGGGTTGCGGGGATTATGCGATCCTGAAGGCTGTCCAGCGCACGCTGCCGCAACTCGGTTGCGACCCGGCGAACACCGTCTTCATCAGCGGCATCGGGTGCTCCAGCCGCTTTCCCTATTATATCGAGAGCTACGGCTTCCACACGATCCATGGCCGCGCGCCAGCGGTGGCGACGGGTGTAAAGCTGGCCAATCCCGATCTGGATGTGTGGCTGGTGACTGGTGATGGAGACGGGCTTTCCATCGGCGGCAACCACATGATGCATGTGCTGCGCCGGAACGTGAACATGCAGATCATGCTGTTCAACAACGAGATTTACGGCCTTACCAAGGGTCAGGCCTCGCCTACCAGCCGCATCGGTACGCCGAGCCCTTCTACGCCCGGCGGCTCCATCGACCAGCCCGCCGAACCCTGCGCCTTCGCGCTCGGCTCTGGCGCGCGGTTCGTCGCGCGCGGCTTCGATGTGTCGAAGAAACTGCCCGAAGTGCTCAAAGCGGCGCATGCGCACAAGGGCGCGGCCTTCATCGAGATCTTCCAGAACTGCATCGTCTACAACAAGGACGTGTTCAACGCCTTCGCCGCGCCCAAGGGTGCGGAGGAGAACCAGCTCTGGTTAGAGCATGGCGAGCCGATGCTGTTTGCCAAGGGCGAAAAGGGGCTGACGCTCGATCGCGATACGCTCCGGCTCGAAGTGGTCGATGTCGTCGATGGCGATTGGGAAGCGGCGGGCGTCATCCGCCACGATGTCACCAATCGCCCGATCGCGCATATGCTGGTCAAACTGCCGTTCGGCCCGTTCCCCAAGGCTCTCGGCGTGCTGTACGACGACCCGCGCCCCTCCTTCGAAGAGCAGGTGGTGGAGGACAATGCGCGGATGAGCGAAGGCAAAACGCCCGATCTCGCCGCTCTTCTCGCCAAGGGACAGACCTGGACGGTCGAGGGGTGA
- a CDS encoding RNA pyrophosphohydrolase — MTREDHLQYRPCVGTMLVNADGEAFVGKRIDNKEGDWWQMPQGGVDDGEDLDEAMLRELGEETGIAGKHLQIIHRMQNEVYYDLPPELQGKLWGGKYKGQRQHWYLVRFTGDDSDIDLDAHKHPEFCEWKWVAPSLLPELIVPFKREIYERIVSAFAPLISAGTSR, encoded by the coding sequence ATGACACGCGAAGATCACCTGCAATACCGCCCATGCGTCGGCACGATGCTCGTCAACGCCGATGGAGAGGCCTTCGTCGGCAAACGGATCGACAACAAGGAAGGCGACTGGTGGCAGATGCCGCAGGGCGGCGTCGACGATGGCGAGGATCTGGACGAAGCCATGCTGCGCGAGCTCGGTGAGGAAACGGGCATTGCGGGCAAGCATCTGCAAATCATCCATCGCATGCAGAACGAGGTCTATTACGACCTCCCGCCGGAATTGCAGGGCAAGCTATGGGGTGGAAAGTACAAGGGTCAGCGCCAGCACTGGTATCTCGTGCGCTTTACCGGCGATGATAGCGACATCGACCTCGACGCGCACAAGCACCCCGAATTCTGTGAATGGAAATGGGTCGCGCCCAGCCTGTTGCCCGAGCTGATCGTGCCATTCAAACGCGAGATTTACGAGCGGATCGTTTCGGCCTTTGCGCCGTTAATTTCGGCCGGAACCTCGCGATAG
- a CDS encoding 3-hydroxybutyrate dehydrogenase produces the protein MFLSGKRALVTGSTSGIGLAIARALRAEGADIVLNGFGDESEIAALCEEMEASYSGADLTDPAAIEAMMAAAGGVDILVNNAGMQHVAPVEEFPTAKWDAIIALNLTAAFHTARLAVPYMKKAGWGRIINTASAHSTTASPFKSAYVAAKHGIAGLTKVLALELAEHNVTANAISPAYVWTPLVEGQIPDTMKSRGLTRQQVINDVLLERQPTKKFVKPEDVGALAVFLCRDAAQNITGANYEIDGGWTAQ, from the coding sequence ATGTTCCTCAGCGGCAAGCGCGCCCTCGTCACCGGCTCCACCTCCGGCATCGGCCTCGCCATCGCGCGGGCGCTGCGGGCGGAAGGCGCGGACATCGTGCTCAACGGCTTCGGCGATGAAAGCGAGATCGCGGCCCTGTGCGAGGAAATGGAGGCCAGCTATTCGGGCGCGGACCTGACCGATCCTGCCGCGATCGAGGCGATGATGGCGGCAGCTGGCGGCGTGGACATCCTCGTCAACAATGCCGGCATGCAGCATGTCGCGCCGGTGGAGGAATTTCCGACCGCGAAGTGGGATGCGATTATCGCGCTCAATCTCACCGCCGCCTTCCACACCGCGCGCCTTGCCGTGCCGTATATGAAAAAGGCGGGCTGGGGCCGGATCATCAACACGGCCAGCGCGCATTCGACCACGGCCAGCCCGTTCAAGAGCGCCTATGTCGCGGCCAAGCACGGCATCGCCGGGCTGACCAAGGTGCTGGCGCTGGAGCTGGCCGAGCACAATGTCACCGCCAATGCGATCAGCCCCGCCTATGTCTGGACGCCGCTGGTCGAGGGGCAGATTCCCGACACGATGAAAAGCCGTGGCCTGACGCGCCAACAGGTCATCAACGATGTCCTGCTCGAACGCCAACCGACAAAGAAATTCGTCAAGCCCGAAGATGTCGGCGCGCTGGCGGTGTTCCTGTGCCGGGACGCGGCGCAGAACATCACCGGCGCGAATTACGAGATCGATGGCGGCTGGACGGCGCAGTAG
- a CDS encoding tetratricopeptide repeat protein yields the protein MRFGPAAAALSLFVAVSASVGNAAPYNPDPRADALVAEGRAMLASGDTQAAIDSFEAALVIDPGYTAIYLDLAEAARADGLQGKAIRYYREARERDPDNLAAIAGEGEALVEKGALNAARANLQTLQSLCGDGCAETMELAAAIQSGPPVMTAEASSSDEPITQN from the coding sequence ATGCGTTTCGGACCCGCAGCTGCCGCTCTTTCCCTGTTCGTCGCGGTGAGCGCGAGTGTCGGCAACGCCGCGCCGTACAACCCCGATCCGCGCGCCGACGCGCTGGTGGCCGAAGGGCGCGCCATGCTGGCATCCGGCGACACGCAGGCGGCGATCGACAGTTTCGAAGCGGCGCTGGTGATCGATCCGGGCTACACCGCCATCTATCTCGATCTGGCCGAGGCGGCGCGCGCCGATGGGCTGCAAGGCAAGGCGATCCGCTATTACCGCGAAGCGCGCGAGCGCGATCCCGACAATCTTGCCGCGATTGCGGGCGAGGGTGAGGCGCTGGTAGAAAAAGGCGCGCTCAACGCCGCGCGCGCGAACCTGCAGACATTGCAGAGCCTGTGCGGCGATGGCTGCGCGGAAACGATGGAACTCGCTGCCGCGATCCAGTCCGGCCCACCCGTGATGACGGCGGAGGCTTCCTCCTCGGACGAGCCGATTACGCAGAATTAA